Proteins co-encoded in one Anopheles moucheti chromosome X, idAnoMoucSN_F20_07, whole genome shotgun sequence genomic window:
- the LOC128306936 gene encoding uncharacterized protein LOC128306936 isoform X3 — translation MTPAQKNAYLEAHMAVQQQMAQAALQLQHQHQQQLQQQHLQQQQQQQQQQQQQQHSLSYSRAVKKTKTSHDGHSFMQQGQLSHQSQQQQQHQPGSSPSALPNPNVNHYTSTIKVPQINAGSHANASNAGNDTAASAASVTSTTTVASSAATTATGNGGGSGGGCNSSSSGSSTFTVPDDVGMGFEGGVRVLQSLGNWSPEIPPNIPRPNLIPFTEPYAEGGSMHPATRLKALQQVQQSSAAAVAAVAAAAAAASGASRAKATPTKGKPAVSTADPSAPPKPVFECTVCGKGLARKDKLTIHMRIHTGEKPYVCEVCDRAFARRDKLVIHMNKFKHITPTNIAPLGKRQNRSLTIAEKEEFKNEDNKPPILVDHQALATQTLTTVVNNIAAQHQHHQQQHQLNTQLSHQQQQQQVPSNQLSQSGSSEGSQLGNVGAQQSHHTLSWPCELCGRMFGSREEWTLHAKSHLEY, via the exons ATGACACCCGCACAAAAGAACGCCTATCTGGAAGCTCACATGGCTGTACAGCAGCAAATGGCCCAGGCTGCTTTGCAGCTTCagcaccagcatcagcagcaactgcaacagcaacacctacaacagcaacaacaacaacagcagcagcaacagcaacaacaacatagtTTAAGTTATTCGCGAGctgtgaagaaaacaaaaaccagccACGATGGTCATTCCTTCATGCAGCAAGGACAGTTATCCCATCAatctcagcagcagcagcaacatcaaccCGGCAGCTCGCCCTCCGCCCTCCCGAATCCGAACGTCAACCACTACACAAGCACGATAAAGGTGCCGCAAATCAACGCCGGTTCGCACGCAAATGCGTCCAACGCAGGCAATGACACTGCTGCGTCTGCTGCATCCGTCACCAGTACCACCACCGTAGCTAGTTCTGCGGCAACAACAGCCACCGGAAACGGGGGTGGTAGTGGGGGTGGTtgtaacagcagcagcagcggcagcagcacctTCACCGTGCCGGATGACGTCGGGATGGGATTTGAAGGTGGAGTACGCGTTCTTCAAAGTTTGGGGAATTG GTCACCGGAGATACCACCCAACATACCGCGGCCCAATCTGATACCCTTCACGGAACCGTACGCGGAAGGAGGATCCATGCATCCAGCAACGCGCCTAAAAGCACTACAGCAGGTGCAGCAGTCGTCCGCCGCGGCTGTCGCTGCCGTGgcagctgcagctgctgctgcctctGGTGCCTCACGTGCAAAAGCGACTCCGACCAAAGGGAAGCCGGCAGTGTCGACCGCGGACCCGTCCGCACCGCCAAAACCCGTGTTCGAGTGCACCGTGTGCGGGAAAGGGTTAGCCAGGAAGGATAAGCTAACCATCCATATGCGCATTCACACCGGCGAGAAGCCATACGTCTGCGAGGTGTGCGATCGTGCGTTCGCACGCCGCGACAAGCTGGTGATACACATGAACAAGTTCAAACACATTACGCCGACGAATATTGCACCACTCGGAAAGCGCCAGAATCGGTCTCTTACGATAG cAGAAAAGGAAGAGTTCAAAAACGAAGACAATAAGCCACCCATACTGGTTGACCATCAGGCTCTTGCAACGCAAACGTTAACAACGGTCGTGAACAACATTGCCGCACAACACCAacatcaccagcagcaacaccagttGAATACTCAACTAtcccatcagcagcagcagcagcaagttcCTTCCAACCAACTTTCGCAGTCTGGTTCATCCGAAGGATCGCAACTAGGCAATGTCGGCGCACAGCAATCACATCATACACTATCCTGGCCCTGCGAACTATGCGGTCGGATGTTTGGCTCCCGAGAAGAGTGGACTCTGCACGCCAAAAGCCATCTGGAG TATTGA
- the LOC128306936 gene encoding uncharacterized protein LOC128306936 isoform X2, translating to MTPAQKNAYLEAHMAVQQQMAQAALQLQHQHQQQLQQQHLQQQQQQQQQQQQQQHSLSYSRAVKKTKTSHDGHSFMQQGQLSHQSQQQQQHQPGSSPSALPNPNVNHYTSTIKVPQINAGSHANASNAGNDTAASAASVTSTTTVASSAATTATGNGGGSGGGCNSSSSGSSTFTVPDDVGMGFEGGVRVLQSLGNWSPEIPPNIPRPNLIPFTEPYAEGGSMHPATRLKALQQVQQSSAAAVAAVAAAAAAASGASRAKATPTKGKPAVSTADPSAPPKPVFECTVCGKGLARKDKLTIHMRIHTGEKPYVCEVCDRAFARRDKLVIHMNKFKHITPTNIAPLGKRQNRSLTIEKEEFKNEDNKPPILVDHQALATQTLTTVVNNIAAQHQHHQQQHQLNTQLSHQQQQQQVPSNQLSQSGSSEGSQLGNVGAQQSHHTLSWPCELCGRMFGSREEWTLHAKSHLEVIVPQLPCTRPQGT from the exons ATGACACCCGCACAAAAGAACGCCTATCTGGAAGCTCACATGGCTGTACAGCAGCAAATGGCCCAGGCTGCTTTGCAGCTTCagcaccagcatcagcagcaactgcaacagcaacacctacaacagcaacaacaacaacagcagcagcaacagcaacaacaacatagtTTAAGTTATTCGCGAGctgtgaagaaaacaaaaaccagccACGATGGTCATTCCTTCATGCAGCAAGGACAGTTATCCCATCAatctcagcagcagcagcaacatcaaccCGGCAGCTCGCCCTCCGCCCTCCCGAATCCGAACGTCAACCACTACACAAGCACGATAAAGGTGCCGCAAATCAACGCCGGTTCGCACGCAAATGCGTCCAACGCAGGCAATGACACTGCTGCGTCTGCTGCATCCGTCACCAGTACCACCACCGTAGCTAGTTCTGCGGCAACAACAGCCACCGGAAACGGGGGTGGTAGTGGGGGTGGTtgtaacagcagcagcagcggcagcagcacctTCACCGTGCCGGATGACGTCGGGATGGGATTTGAAGGTGGAGTACGCGTTCTTCAAAGTTTGGGGAATTG GTCACCGGAGATACCACCCAACATACCGCGGCCCAATCTGATACCCTTCACGGAACCGTACGCGGAAGGAGGATCCATGCATCCAGCAACGCGCCTAAAAGCACTACAGCAGGTGCAGCAGTCGTCCGCCGCGGCTGTCGCTGCCGTGgcagctgcagctgctgctgcctctGGTGCCTCACGTGCAAAAGCGACTCCGACCAAAGGGAAGCCGGCAGTGTCGACCGCGGACCCGTCCGCACCGCCAAAACCCGTGTTCGAGTGCACCGTGTGCGGGAAAGGGTTAGCCAGGAAGGATAAGCTAACCATCCATATGCGCATTCACACCGGCGAGAAGCCATACGTCTGCGAGGTGTGCGATCGTGCGTTCGCACGCCGCGACAAGCTGGTGATACACATGAACAAGTTCAAACACATTACGCCGACGAATATTGCACCACTCGGAAAGCGCCAGAATCGGTCTCTTACGATAG AAAAGGAAGAGTTCAAAAACGAAGACAATAAGCCACCCATACTGGTTGACCATCAGGCTCTTGCAACGCAAACGTTAACAACGGTCGTGAACAACATTGCCGCACAACACCAacatcaccagcagcaacaccagttGAATACTCAACTAtcccatcagcagcagcagcagcaagttcCTTCCAACCAACTTTCGCAGTCTGGTTCATCCGAAGGATCGCAACTAGGCAATGTCGGCGCACAGCAATCACATCATACACTATCCTGGCCCTGCGAACTATGCGGTCGGATGTTTGGCTCCCGAGAAGAGTGGACTCTGCACGCCAAAAGCCATCTGGAGGTAATCGTCCCTCAACTACCATGCACCCGACCACAGGGAACGTAA
- the LOC128306675 gene encoding 28S ribosomal protein S18c, mitochondrial, producing MMYGIRNRLGVAWGYVNKAALVPAAADLPTLKYYTTTVDNNTPVQFEENPFAKEKVQCILCKHGVNPDYKNVQLLSQFQSPYTGRVYGRHITGLCKNRHEQVEREIIKAQNAGFMPTYHKAVEFLNDPKLFDPEKAIRPHKY from the exons ATGATGTACGGGATACGAAATAGACTCGGTGTCGCTTGGG GTTATGTAAACAAAGCCGCACTAGTGCCAGCTGCAGCAGATTTGCCGACCCTTAAATATTACACGACTACCGTCGATAATAATACCCCAGTCCAGTTTGAAGAAAACCCATTCGCAAAGGAAAAAGTACAGTGCATTTTGTGCAAACATGGCGTAAACCCGGATTACAAAAACGTGCAACTATTGTCGCAATTTCAAAGTCCTTACACTGGCCGTGTTTACGGTCGGCACATAACcggtttgtgcaaaaatcgACATGAGCAAGTAGAACGGGAAATCATTAAGGCACAAAATGCTGGATTTATGCCTACATACCATAAGGCTGTTGAGTTCCTAAATGATCCAAAATTGTTCGATCCCGAAAAGGCGATTCGTCCGCACAAATACTAA
- the LOC128306936 gene encoding uncharacterized protein LOC128306936 isoform X1, whose product MTPAQKNAYLEAHMAVQQQMAQAALQLQHQHQQQLQQQHLQQQQQQQQQQQQQQHSLSYSRAVKKTKTSHDGHSFMQQGQLSHQSQQQQQHQPGSSPSALPNPNVNHYTSTIKVPQINAGSHANASNAGNDTAASAASVTSTTTVASSAATTATGNGGGSGGGCNSSSSGSSTFTVPDDVGMGFEGGVRVLQSLGNWSPEIPPNIPRPNLIPFTEPYAEGGSMHPATRLKALQQVQQSSAAAVAAVAAAAAAASGASRAKATPTKGKPAVSTADPSAPPKPVFECTVCGKGLARKDKLTIHMRIHTGEKPYVCEVCDRAFARRDKLVIHMNKFKHITPTNIAPLGKRQNRSLTIAEKEEFKNEDNKPPILVDHQALATQTLTTVVNNIAAQHQHHQQQHQLNTQLSHQQQQQQVPSNQLSQSGSSEGSQLGNVGAQQSHHTLSWPCELCGRMFGSREEWTLHAKSHLEVIVPQLPCTRPQGT is encoded by the exons ATGACACCCGCACAAAAGAACGCCTATCTGGAAGCTCACATGGCTGTACAGCAGCAAATGGCCCAGGCTGCTTTGCAGCTTCagcaccagcatcagcagcaactgcaacagcaacacctacaacagcaacaacaacaacagcagcagcaacagcaacaacaacatagtTTAAGTTATTCGCGAGctgtgaagaaaacaaaaaccagccACGATGGTCATTCCTTCATGCAGCAAGGACAGTTATCCCATCAatctcagcagcagcagcaacatcaaccCGGCAGCTCGCCCTCCGCCCTCCCGAATCCGAACGTCAACCACTACACAAGCACGATAAAGGTGCCGCAAATCAACGCCGGTTCGCACGCAAATGCGTCCAACGCAGGCAATGACACTGCTGCGTCTGCTGCATCCGTCACCAGTACCACCACCGTAGCTAGTTCTGCGGCAACAACAGCCACCGGAAACGGGGGTGGTAGTGGGGGTGGTtgtaacagcagcagcagcggcagcagcacctTCACCGTGCCGGATGACGTCGGGATGGGATTTGAAGGTGGAGTACGCGTTCTTCAAAGTTTGGGGAATTG GTCACCGGAGATACCACCCAACATACCGCGGCCCAATCTGATACCCTTCACGGAACCGTACGCGGAAGGAGGATCCATGCATCCAGCAACGCGCCTAAAAGCACTACAGCAGGTGCAGCAGTCGTCCGCCGCGGCTGTCGCTGCCGTGgcagctgcagctgctgctgcctctGGTGCCTCACGTGCAAAAGCGACTCCGACCAAAGGGAAGCCGGCAGTGTCGACCGCGGACCCGTCCGCACCGCCAAAACCCGTGTTCGAGTGCACCGTGTGCGGGAAAGGGTTAGCCAGGAAGGATAAGCTAACCATCCATATGCGCATTCACACCGGCGAGAAGCCATACGTCTGCGAGGTGTGCGATCGTGCGTTCGCACGCCGCGACAAGCTGGTGATACACATGAACAAGTTCAAACACATTACGCCGACGAATATTGCACCACTCGGAAAGCGCCAGAATCGGTCTCTTACGATAG cAGAAAAGGAAGAGTTCAAAAACGAAGACAATAAGCCACCCATACTGGTTGACCATCAGGCTCTTGCAACGCAAACGTTAACAACGGTCGTGAACAACATTGCCGCACAACACCAacatcaccagcagcaacaccagttGAATACTCAACTAtcccatcagcagcagcagcagcaagttcCTTCCAACCAACTTTCGCAGTCTGGTTCATCCGAAGGATCGCAACTAGGCAATGTCGGCGCACAGCAATCACATCATACACTATCCTGGCCCTGCGAACTATGCGGTCGGATGTTTGGCTCCCGAGAAGAGTGGACTCTGCACGCCAAAAGCCATCTGGAGGTAATCGTCCCTCAACTACCATGCACCCGACCACAGGGAACGTAA
- the LOC128306674 gene encoding putative fatty acyl-CoA reductase CG5065 — translation MHTFSNHPIGLLPMEQNYDPSKPSIADFFTGRDIFVTGGTGFMGKVLIEKLLRSCSELNNIYILIREKKQKSIKERILEMQQLPLFDKLREEQPELLNKMVPVQGDVSLLGLGLSQNEIELMRNVSVIFHVAASVRFDDPLKTAILLNTRGTRELVHFAEQLPSLRVLMHVSSTYSNPDRYVIEEEVYPAYADWRDTIRIAETFDEQTLDVLAPKYMGFLPNTYVFTKSLAEQIVNEHKDRLPMILFRPSIVISSMKDPIPGWMDNFNGPVGLLVGCGIGICRTMYCDPNNIADFTPVDVCIKAMIVAAWKRGTEPMPSNSNQDLPIYNCCISNLRNSTMSQIVEMGRTLSDEIPLDKCIWAPGGGITQIRIHNLIRVLLYHILPAILIDGIFRLMGQKPFLAKLQRKIYTANVALEYFILNNWDFKNGNFIKLASEIKPEDNKDFYYRDFIEFDVTLYFRNCILGARRYLLKEKDENIPRALTHLKRMKLLDKICKTIIVAVFLYIILIQFDLLGMILYLISYKPSYALDIDCK, via the exons ATGCACACCTTCTCCAATCATCCGATCGGGTTGCTCCCGATGGAGCAGAACTATGACCCCTCTAAACCTTCTATTGCGGATTTTTTTACCGGTCGAGACATCTTTGTCACCGGCGGCACAGGATTCATGGGCAAAGTTTTAATAGAAAAGCTTCTGCGATCCTGCTCTGAGCTAAATAATATCTACATTCTGATTCGtgagaaaaagcaaaaatcgaTAAAGGAGCGTATTTTGGAGATGCAGCAGCTACCG TTGTTCGACAAACTTCGCGAGGAGCAGCCGGAACTATTAAATAAGATGGTTCCGGTGCAAGGTGATGTTTCCCTTCTAGGGCTCGGCCTGTCTCAGAATGAAATCGAGCTGATGCGCAATGTGTCGGTCATCTTTCACGTAGCCGCCAGTGTACGATTCGACGATCCACTCAAGACCGCAATTTTGCTGAATACGCGCGGTACACGTGAGCTGGTTCACTTTGCAGAACAGTTACCTTCACTTCGTGTGCTAATGCACGTTTCTTCTACCTATTCGAACCCAGATCGATATGTAATTGAGGAAGAG GTGTATCCAGCCTACGCCGATTGGCGAGACACAATACGCATTGCGGAAACCTTCGACGAGCAGACGCTCGATGTGCTCGCACCGAAGTATATGGGATTCTTGCCAAACACGTACGTGTTTACCAAAAGTCTCGCCGAACAGATTGTAAATGAGCATAAGGACCGTCTGCCCATGATTTTGTTCCGGCCATCGATTGTCATCTCGTCCATGAAAGACCCTATTCCAGGCTGGATGGACAACTTCAACGGCCCGGTTGGGTTGTTGGTCGGATGCGGCATTGGCATATGTCGTACAATGTACTGCGATCCCAACAACATAGCCGATTTTACACCGGTGGACGTGTGCATCAAGGCAATGATCGTTGCCGCGTGGAAACGTGGCACTGAACCAATGCCCAG CAACTCTAATCAAGATCTTCCGATATACAATTGCTGCATTTCCAATTTGAGAAACTCTACCATGTCACAGATTGTAGAGATGGGTCGTACCTTATCCGATGAGATTCCACTGGACAAATGCATTTGGGCCCCTGGTGGGGGTATTACACAAATTCGTATACACAACTTGATACGAGTGCTTCTATACCACATACTGCCTGCTATTTTAATTGATGGAATATTTCGTCTGATGGGTCAAAAGCCGTT CTTGGCGAAATTACAAAGGAAAATCTACACAGCAAACGTGGCACTCGAGTACTTTATTTTGAACAATTGGGATTTTAAAAATGGCAACTTTATAAAACTAGCGTCGGAAATTAAGCCAGAAGACAA CAAAGACTTCTACTACCGTGACTTTATTGAATTCGATGTAACACTGTACTTTCGCAATTGCATTCTCGGGGCCCGGCGGTACCTACTGAAGGAGAAGGACGAAAATATTCCGAGAGCACTTACACACCTCAAACGGATGAAGCTGTTGGATAAAATATGCAAGACTATCATTGTGGCAGTCTTTCTGTACATTATTCTTATCCAGTTTGATCTGCTCGGTATGATACTTTACCTCATTTCTTATAAACCATCATACGCTTTAGATATCGATTGTAAATGA
- the LOC128306806 gene encoding uncharacterized protein LOC128306806 codes for MMKSRLLGLAGILVLACSAVLSSPVKQTSNSSSNQRLLGAKECTWGPSYWCSDIRNAKTCGAVTHCIQTVWEKQHFPVDNDEICNICLDMVKQARDQLESNETQSDLKAVFEGSCKLIPVKVVKKECCKLADDFIPELVEALASQMNPNVVCSVAGLCNNAAIDKLLAEMPATKPQMEEDVDDETASSELTAANDDTFSCEECNSIAGQIERRFRSADRDSVLEGFLRVCGQMSSYSDACSSLVLTYFGEMYEHLDRNLNADAVCHLSGACSEKFHQHEDGKQIEIRPMGGVGMLPVTGDDVPCKLCEQLVDHLRDVLIANTTELEFKQVLEGLCKQTKTFADECNNLVEQYYREIYETLVHNLNSNDACFMIGVCPKGDGVIDDGPIMPILPIGVAVQYEQSEVSKPYRRPLLGENEPVLSATEIQQAQLPIDRIMGAPSALNLVENGKFCTLCEYFMHFVQEALSEPANEDEIKVVVGTTCNRLPASIRGECHNFVDVYGDAVIALLIQSMDPRQICPTMKMCPSTNEDVEIFAPGQIEVTIEARAGNDKPTCPLCLFAVSQLEESVKTDRSKENIKSALSKLCTHLSPKLRLECNDFVDTYTAELVEMLASDFTPQEICVFLKLCVDQRPDLSLLGMELDYEKRASFGQRPAIAPAGPSGDVETNEIPDTTVNGQITIDHMPMNSTPECLVCEEMVKAVEKRVKNKKSKEQIKEALEHACDRLRKYRTKCEKYIDQHSDQIVDLLMKQLSPKEICNTLGFCVSKEFADELEVDEALLDYVVEPAIMEPGKDLFLSAAGAVEKNQPPQCAICEFVIVKIESELTNKKTRAEIEDAVRTVCNKMPSTITKQCDKLIDQYGEFIIKFLQTLPPQAICTQLELCEKQQGILKQSELEIVGCAVCQGAVKSLDELMNGDQLQDHVTKYVDRICNALPAKHYTQCDELLTVYGISMMQQLKHSIEREQVCVNIDKCNMMSTLLSLPEFASGERVIDEPLEEEHVEKKDAMLVGLNECSWGPAYWCKDEASAAQCKSTSYCKERKLGFWMETV; via the exons ATGATGAAATCACGCCTGCTGGGACTGGCTGGCATTTTAGTGCTAG CCTGTTCCGCCGTACTCAGCTCACCcgtcaaacaaacaagcaactCATCAAGCAACCAGCGGTTGTTGGGTGCAAAAGAATGCACTTGGGGACCATCTTATTGGTGTTCTGATATCAG AAACGCTAAGACATGTGGAGCCGTAACGCATTGCATTCAAACTGTATGGGAGAAGCAACATTTTCCGGTGGATAATGATGAGATCTGCAACATATGTTTGGATATGGTAAAACAGGCCCGTGATCAGTTGGAAAGCAATGAAACACAATCGGATCTAAAAGCAGTCTTCGAGGGTTCCTGCAAGTTGATCCCGGTGAAGGTTGTAAAAAAGGAATGCTGCAAACTAGCCGACGATTTTATCCCAGAGCTGGTGGAGGCACTCGCTTCACAGATGAATCCGAACGTCGTATGCAGCGTGGCCGGACTGTGTAATAATGCCGCTATTGACAAACTGCTTGCTGAAATGCCCGCCACTAAGCCGCAGATGGAGGAAGACGTGGATGATGAAACAGCATCGAGCGAACTTACTGCAGCCAATGATGATACGTTTAGTTGCGAAGAATGCAATTCGATTGCTGGTCAAATTGAACGACGGTTCCGGTCGGCTGATCGGGATAGCGTACTGGAAGGATTCTTGAGAGTCTGCGGCCAAATGTCTTCCTACTCGGACGCTTGCTCGAGCCTCGTTCTTACATACTTTGGAGAGATGTATGAACATTTGGATCGCAATCTAAACGCGGACGCTGTATGCCATCTCAGCGGAGCCTGCTCAGAGAAGTTCCATCAACACGAGGACGGCAAGCAAATTGAGATACGACCAATGGGAGGAGTCGGTATGCTGCCGGTAACCGGTGACGATGTTCCATGCAAACTGTGTGAGCAGCTAGTTGATCATCTGCGTGATGTGCTGATCGCAAATACGACGGAACTCGAGTTTAAGCAGGTGTTGGAGGGTCTTTGCAAGCAAACTAAGACCTTTGCTGATGAATGTAACAATTTGGTTGAGCAATACTATCGCGAAATCTACGAAACGCTAGTTCACAATCTGAACAGTAATGACGCTTGCTTTATGATTGGGGTTTGTCCCAAGGGAGATGGTGTGATTGACGATGGCCCTATCATGCCGATACTACCGATCGGAGTGGCAGTTCAGTATGAACAAAGCGAAGTGTCTAAACCGTACCGTCGTCCGCTGCTTGGTGAGAACGAACCCGTACTGTCGGCTACGGAGATACAGCAGGCACAGTTACCTATTGATCGCATCATGGGTGCACCTAGTGCccttaatttagttgaaaatggCAAATTCTGCACACTCTGCGAATACTTCATGCACTTCGTCCAGGAGGCATTGAGTGAGCCGGCGAATGAAGACGAGATAAAGGTAGTGGTAGGTACCACCTGCAACCGACTGCCGGCATCGATTCGCGGCGAGTGTCATAACTTCGTAGATGTGTACGGCGATGCGGTGATTGCGTTGCTCATCCAATCGATGGACCCACGTCAAATCTGCCCAACTATGAAGATGTGCCCGTCCACCAACGAAGATGTGGAGATATTTGCACCTGGTCAGATTGAAGTAACGATTGAGGCTCGTGCCGGCAACGATAAGCCAACCTGTCCGCTCTGTCTGTTCGCCGTTAGCCAACTGGAAGAGTCAGTCAAAACGGATCGCTCCAAGGAAAACATTAAGAGTGCTCTTAGCAAACTCTGCACACACTTGTCACCGAAACTGCGTCTCGAGTGTAACGATTTTGTAGACACGTACACAGCGGAGTTGGTCGAAATGTTGGCGTCTGATTTCACCCCGCAGGAGATCTGTGTCTTCCTGAAACTATGCGTTGACCAACGCCCAGATCTCAGCCTGCTCGGCATGGAACTCGACTATGAAAAGCGCGCTTCGTTTGGTCAGCGACCAGCGATCGCACCGGCAGGGCCGTCTGGTGATgtcgaaacgaacgaaatacCCGATACTACAGTCAATGGGCAGATCACTATTGACCACATGCCGATGAACAGCACACCAGAGTGTCTTGTGTGCGAGGAAATGGTAAAAGCGGTCGAAAAGCGCgtcaaaaacaagaaaagtaAGGAGCAAATAAAGGAAGCACTAGAACACGCTTGCGATCGGCTGCGCAAGTATCGTACCAAATGTGAGAAGTACATCGATCAACACAGCGACCAAATCGTCGATCTTTTAATGAAACAATTGTCTCCAAAAGAAATCTGCAACACACTAGGATTTTGTGTTTCGAAGGAATTCGCTGATGAGT TGGAGGTTGATGAAGCACTTCTCGATTATGTTGTAGAACCGGCTATTATGGAGCCTGGAAAGGATTTGTTTCTATCCGCCGCGGGAGCTgtggaaaaaaatcaaccgcCACAATGTGCGATTTGCGAGTTCGTCATAGTGAAAATCGAATCGGAACTGacaaacaagaaaactcgTGCAGAAATAGAGGACGCAGTGCGCACGGTTTGCAACAAAATGCCCAGCACTATTACCAAGCAGTGTGATAAACTGATTGACCAGTACGGCGAGTTCATTATCAAATTTCTACAAACATTGCCGCCTCAAGCGATCTGTACTCAGTTGGAATTGTGTGAGAAGCAGCAGGGGATTCTGAAGCAGTCCGAAT tgGAAATTGTCGGATGCGCTGTATGTCAGGGTGCGGTTAAATCTCTCGATGAGCTGATGAATGGTGATCAGTTGCAAGACCACGTTACGAAGTACGTGGATCGTATTTGTAATGCACTCCCGGCGAAGCACTATACACAGTGCGATGAATTGTTGACTGTATATGGTATCAGCATGATGCAGCAACTGAAGCATTCGATCGAACGTGAGCAAGTGTGCGTTAACATCGACAAGTGCAACATGATGTCAACACTGTTGTCCCTGCCGGAGTTTGCTTCGGGCGAACGCGTCATTGATGAACCCCTTGAGGAGGAGCATGTTGAGAAGAAGGATGCCATGCTTGTCGGACTAAACGAGTGCAGCTGGGGACCGGCTTACTGGTGCAAAGATGAAGCCAGTGCAGCACAATGCAAG TCCACGAGCTACTGCAAGGAGCGCAAACTTGGTTTCTGGATGGAAACTGTATAA